One Tachysurus vachellii isolate PV-2020 chromosome 14, HZAU_Pvac_v1, whole genome shotgun sequence genomic window, TTCTGGAGTTAAATCTGcaaataatactaattattcatttacattacaaactaaccattttttaaaagtttgtatttaaaaaaaactgaaatcaaATTGGAAAATAAAGTtctatcttttttaaatgatatttttattagtaACCCTTTGTATGCAAATTGTTGGGGTTTTGACAAAACTAGATTTTCTCATGTTAGATGAGAAATATCCTGagaaaaatctttaaattgAGTTCAAATTGAACTTTTTCAAACTTTTTACATTAGAGGTTTTTGTCCTTAAAGTTACCTTGTGGATTATAcaaataattcacacacacacacacacacacacacacacacacacacacacacacacacacacacacacacacacacacacacacacacacacacacactaaaaggtTAATCTCACTCTTTGACAATGTCTGACATTCAAAGAGTTTATATACAAAGCAGCTTAGAGTATTGCATTGAGAAGTGAATTTCCAACAGTATGCTTTCAAGGGCATCttttaaagttgttattatacattttaattgtaaatgCAAAATTATTCTACTGTATTGTGTATTAATTGACAGCCTTTGTTGCCATTTATGATATGATATTTTGGGTAGCACTAGACTGGCACCTACTTTGGACCTTCATAATACATTAATAACtattacataattatttaatttaccaATGAAGCCTATtcctttgtttttaatgaaagagagaagagaaaaaagtttgagacaatataataataattgttataacaataataataataataataataataattattattattattattttttttattattaatatttgtattattatatttatttagtaattattttatattaatataaaataatataaattatatactaatataaaagtattattattattattattattattattattattattattattattattattattaattcatgcTTAGGAATTACTGaaaattttaagttttttttatctgtaatttTAAGTCTTTttagtgcatttttttaaatctacaggCCTGGAATTGAATGTGCTTTAACTAATGTACTGATGCTCATTTTGTTTTCAAACTATGATTAATATCGATATAGCTTCAATTAACTGCAAAGTCACATCAGCCAAATAAAGTATTTGAATGCACATCAAGCAAATATGGTTATCAAATGACATTATGTCTCAATATGTCAGGAATAAATGTGCTGTCACTAACAAACCAATAACTTAAGATAGGGATAAGAACTTTTGGTATATCAGAGAAATTCATTTCAAACAGTCGACACATATTAATAACTGTAAgttgttctgtttttcctttGAAGTCATACAAACCCTATAACCTCACAGATTTTACCTGCCGTTTAATAAAACGGGTTTGTGCGGTTCAGTGATGTTGATGACACGTGGCTGGTGCACAGGCAAGTCATCTGCCAAAGAAAATATTTGTCCAGTATATAGCAGTTAGTGATAATCTCATTGCTGGGTGGCTTTTAAGTGCTGTTGGATCTCCTAAACAGTCTGAGAGTCGCTGAGCCCCATCAGAAGGCTCAGGAGATGAGCAATCTGACACTGATCCGCTCTCAGACCGGGCCCTAACGCAACATTTTGCTGATGGCAGCAGCAACATGGGCCAGCAGCAGCTGTTTACTGTCAGAGATCTAGGTCAGGCAATGCTTGGGGAAGGGTTATGGCTCTTCACACACTATGGGCCTTTCCTGTTTGGCAGGTGGAGACGGAAATAAAGGTCTAACTTTGTGCCAATCTGCATACTTAGCCTTATTTGTATTACCATCTTCATCGTACAACATTCAGTTCCGAATAATAATCTGTGAATAAGACATAAGAAAGTGTCCCAATTGCACTTATTGCACAGAATATAATttgtacatgtactgtatgtaatgcAATATCACAATGTAAAATGCATTCACTCACTTAGAATCATTTATCATTCAATTTTTCTATTAAGAGCAGCTGACATCAACAGCATTATCCTGACGTGTACGGAGTGTAAGAAGCTAATCTCCACAACTCATGGCTCTGATACGGGCAGCATGAGATACAGACTTTAAGGTTTTGTATTACAGGCTGTCGAGTTACACTGTCAGCACTGCCCAGATCAGATCCTAAACACCTTAGCAGATATCAGCCACAAGAGAGTTAGTGAATAATATGAAATGGCAATCACACTAAATGGGTTTCCACGAAAGCATTTAATCATTGGTTTGGGGTGTTCATGCATGCAGTTACATTAGATAGTGTTGTGCTATGATTATAATGGAAAGCATAACTATGTATattctaaaatgaaataaatatatgatataaacaaatatattttataatatcaaTTATCACAGTTTGTAGTGTGACTATTTTGAGACACAGTTTCTAATCTCTGTGCTTTCTCATAATCTCTGCTCTGCTCATCTAAGCAAGTCTTGTCCTAAAAAGCTACTAGAGTACATTACATGTGACATCCACCTGCCTGTTACATAAACTCATTCTAATACCAGGATGTTGTGACGGCCACTcccacacttgcacacacagcagactgAGCAAAGCACGCAGTGTCACTCCCACATGACATCAACAGAAACAAAACGTTTGCACCGCAGCTCACATGTCTTTACACGAGCCTTCTTTTCAAAACACATGTGAAACATAAACACTATGTTTGTCATGGCAAACCACCATTATAGCAGTCATGCAAAATTGCAGATATTGCAATTGATCTGACTTTAAAATGTTACGTATTCTTTGAGAAAAACTGTAGTTGACTATGTGACTTTATGCATTGTATTTCTCCTGTAAAATGTTGCCagtttatgtaatatttaatcAAATAATGTATTCTCAGCAGAGACAAATCACTGTCCTGGGACAAGAAGATTTAGTGTCAAGCAGGCTCAAAGAGCAAATGATCAACAGCATTTTCTTCCATCTCTCAACAATAAGGGGCAAAAAAAGGGACTGTCACAAAgcataagattttatttatatttgatgttaagatttaaacaaaatgtgCTTTAAAGTGGTACAACACACCTGTATTATGTGCTGGTCATGCCAAATCCTACACATCCTGCCCTACACACATCTGCTGTACTAAGTAGATTAATTAGCACGAATGGATGACAACATTTTCAGGAACATGCAGAAACAGGCACATGCGGTTTTGTGGAAACACCCTGACAAATCTGAACATTCTGTACAGCATAAAGATACAAACAAAGATATAATttcaaaaggagaaaaaaacactagCTAGATATTGTTTATGTCTAAtgtgcagtaaaaaaaagaagaaagaaaaacatcgaAAAGCTCACAGGCAAACTCTGGCCAATGTCTTGCTGACTTTTTGTCAAGGGCATAAACATGACCTCCATCGCTTTCTTACAAAAGATGGTGGCTATGACAAAATTGTCCCCCATCTaggaatttaaatattaattaatgtctGTATTAATGCATAGACCCAGATAACCATCTAAAcataatttattacattatgttGGCTACAATTTGTAGTCTAACTCTTAGCTTAACTTACATTTATGATTTGTCCACCTCTGATTTTGGCAGAAGTactaaataacaataatgataatattaaaTCAAATCAGTCTTGAGAACCAAGAACTAAAACACACTGTCAGGTTAAGAGTATAGATAGGGCTCCTAAACAAGCTCCCTTTGCTAATCTGGATCTCTAATCTTTTTACACACTAGTTTAGCCCAACAGAGAGGAGTCTGTTGTAAAAACAGAGACATCAGCCTAAACAAATTGAGCATTACATGGGATTTTTTCTAGCAGAGATCATCTGGTCAGTCATCTGGTTTAGCCTCGAAGCTATCTGTCTTTTGAACTAAAAACACTGTATTCCTTGAATCATATTAGCAGAAATGCAGATGTAGCTTTACTGATTGCTagtaaacaaatgtaaacattctaagattatattatattctactTGGGGTTTATTGGGTTTAAATTTAGTTTTCCTACATGTTTATAGCCATGCAGTAATCACACTATCATGGGAACAAACCGCAGATGAAcagagtgtgattgtctgtctATTGTGTGTGACCTATCTCGACATAAGTCCTTAATAAGGCAAttcaaagaaaaaagcaaatcaCTGACTTCAGCCCTCTAATTACTGGTAAGTCAGGCAGAAGTCACTAATTAGGCAGACTGAGACCCAGAGAGCAGCCACCATATGGCATTGGGCTGGACTTGTGCTCTGGGTCCTCACTGCTCTTTCAGCCTTACGGTGACTTAATTGCCCGCTGTTTACACCCCCTTACTCATGGGGTCTTTGTTTGACTTAGGAGAACACATTTTGAGGCAGGCTAAGCTGCTTAGCAGAGAAGAAATTGATGTCTTCTTGCTAACTAATTCCTTTTAGGTTGTGCTTTTAAAAAATTGCCCTAAATGACAAATGATAGTATTAAAAAAGCCAAATATATGGATAGAAACTTGTGAGCCAGGCTTGTGAGCTGGTCAGAAAATGACGAGTGGAAAATGCTAAGGATTAAATGTTGccctaaaaaacaacaaccagcaCAACTGTCCCTTATCCATGGGCTAAAACACCTGTTTTACAAATTTCAAagattatatagtataatatttataataataagttactatttctagatattttattcattacaagCTATAAATAAATGGCTTTATTCTATTGGAAGATAAATGTactattttaagcatttattccTATCTTAGGAATAAGATAGTTTAGAATAAGTTTAAGTTTAGAATTACTAATATGTCAAGAAATAGATAGAATTtccttatatttattatataataacccCATAATGCAAAAAACTAGATAtattcaatttaaaatattttcacttgGTAAGATTTTCTGCAGTGTTCTATGTATCAGATTTCTGAAGATTGATACAGGATACTTATTGATACAGGATGCTTATTGATACAGGATAAAGATTGATTCAGGATGTTGAAGCTCAAATCTCATTAGCAAAAATGAGCAGGACATGAAAACAAACGCTGTGTGAGCAAACTAAAACCAaagtttcttctttcttcttttattcttcACTTTTTGGATGAACCTAATGCCAAACTGTGTGACTGATTGATCCACCCCTAGATGGACAGTAAAGATTAAGAGGATGACAAATGGGCATTTGCTTACACAGCGCTTGCTGCTAATCCCCTTGTCTTCCTTTAGGGAGCCCAGACAGAACAGGGACTCATACACACTCCAGCATCACTAGAGGCAGGATGAGCAGGTGACAGGCCTCACTGGACATTACTTCGGCAACAGGCAACAGATTCTGGAGAGCAAATCAAAGTAAAGTGAAAGTTTCATCAGGACTAGACACACCTGGAAAAGTAAATCCACTGGACAGACAACCTTCTAGAATCCACTTGAGATCACACATTAacagacaaaaaatatttttcagcaATTTTCAAGTGACAGacttcttctctgttctgtatTTTACTATATGGAGGATCCCAATTTGAAGATCTCCATGATGCCATCCACATCCCCCACAGACTCCTCTAGGAGCAGCTGCACAGAGGAGACCCAGGGAGGTGAGTTCACCAGAATTTATATATCAACTAGTAACATTCATTTAGTTAACCTTTGGTTTTTACAGTGCATTTCTCAGAGATCTGTGCATGCaacaaatccatttttttttttttgcctatttGGAACAAAAGGACAGAATCAAAACTTGtagaaagtaaaagtaaaaaaaaaatgtttctgtaaaattcaAATTTTCTAAATAGTGACTTATACTAATTAATCATAAACTAATTAGGTTGTTTCTTGTGTACAGGTAAAAGTCCAGCTCCTGGTAAAAGTCTGAGTCAAGGCCTCCTATGTAAGGTGTGTGCAGATACTAGCAGTGGAAAACACTATGGGATCTATGCCTGCAATGGCTGCAGTGGCTTCTTCAAGCGCAGTGTGAGACGTAGATTAATCTACAGGTGAGGAGAATAACAAACAGATCTACACATGAACAGCTTTATATTGCCTATATTTGATACTATTATAATACACTTGCAGGTGCCAAGCTGGTACAGGTATGTGTCCAGTAGATAAAGCCCATCGTAACCAGTGCCAGGCGTGTCGCCTAAAGAAATGCCTTCAAGCTGGCATGAACAAAGATGGTGAGTTTTATTTCCACATGTCCCACTTAATAGATTCTCCTGACCAGTTGCTCTTGTTCTAACACACCACATTCTTATCCATTAGCTGTTCAGAATGAGAGGCAACCACGAAGCACAGCTCAGGTCAGGTTAGATTCCTTGGACATAGATACAGAGAAGGAACACCTAGCCACCACCAGGGAGCCCACATCTTCTTCGTCCTCTTGTTCTGTGATAAGCAGACCTTTACTAGGCTCCTCCATCAGTTCCAGCATCAACTCCAGTGGACCCAGCCAGTGCAGCAGCAGTCCAAAGAACAGCCACCGCTTCATGGCCAACCTGATGACAGCTGAGACGTGCACCAAGCTCGAGCCTGAGGATGGTAAGGATACAAAGAGTAACAGACCAATCATAAAGAGCACtgccttttttattattcttaaagCTATTTTGTGGTGAGGGTGGAATTTAGGCCTGCAATGTTCTCTTTCTCGGTTTTTGCAGTGGATGAGAATATTGATGTAACAAGTAATGAGCCAGAGACAAGCTCTCCAGAGAGCAACACGACTCTCTATCCCTATTCTGGCCCTGAGAGCATATATGAGACCTCCGCCCGTCTACTCTTCATGTCTGTCAAATGGGCAAAGAACTTGCCAGTCTTCTCCCACCTGCCATTTCGCGACCAAGTACAGgctattttctttctctgtagaTTGCTGTATGAAAACCTACAACCTACAATAGTGCTTACATATTACTTTGTATTTACaacagttaataataaacatctaGTATATTTTATTGGAAGGCTTGCAATTATAACTCATAATCATTTACACATCATTCTGTCTAATTCTTTATATAGGTGATATTGCTAGAGGAGGCATGGAGTGAGCTATTCCTTCTCTGTGCCATCCAGTGGTCCTTGCCGCTGGAAAGTTGCCCCCTGCTTTCTCTACCCGAGCTGTCTCCTCCCTCACAGGGAAAAAGCAGCCCCTGTGCCTCTGACTTGCGCCTCCTACAGGAGCTCTTCAGCCGCTTCAAGGCTCTGCAAGTTGACCCTACAGAGTTTGCCTGCCTAAAAGCAATAGTTCTCTTCAAGCCTGGTGAGTTCTGATCTGTAGAGAATAAAGGAGgaataaatatattgtatatgtattattataatgcATTGCTGCAATTTATTTAGACTGGCTCTTGCATTAAAACAGAGACAAGTGGCCTTAAAGACCCAGAGCAGGTTGAGAATCTACAAGACCAATCTCAAGTCATGCTTGCTCAGCATATTCACACACTCTACTCCAGTCAAGCAGCAAGGTAttatatcaaacacacacacacacacacacacacacacacacacacacacaccaaatatatacttatataaatatacttatataatatgaatacacaaataaatagaaaatataatcaAACTGTTTGTGTTCCTCAGGTTTGGGAGGCTGCTGTTGCTCCTTCCCACGTTACACTTTGTAAGTTCAGAGAGGATCGAATTGCTCTTCTTCCACAGAACTATTGGGAACACACCCATGGAGAAGTTGCTCTGTGACATGTTTAAGAACTGAAAATCCCTTGATCTGTGAGATAGTATCATCCACACTGAAGCATAAATTGGGTGATTTcttttactgtaataataagATGACTGTCGAAACAATTGCTTGGAAGAATGCTATACATATTCCTCATTCAAGCCAGAATTGGTCACGACCATGACCATTCAAGCTGCAACAGTTAGGCAGTTATACCTGCATGATCTTGCAGATTTAACAGCAACATACACCAGCTTTGACCAGCATAAAATTCATTTCAGTCTAATctattttaagtttatttttaaatatgtatatcaTAGTTTATAGGTTTATTACTGCTCACACTAAATGCTTTTGATAATGTATGAATTGTTAATGAGTTGAGCACATAGCCTACttttgtttaatgtgtctgtaagtAAACTGCAGTTTTGCCTTTTCAGCTTTTcataatgcatatatatattttttgataaaatatattaatcacAAAATAAACCGTGTTGTTTTTCATCTTAAATCCAAAGACATTCTGCAATACAGTCACATATAAGCAACTTATTTTCATCACAGCTATTTCAGAGTTTAGTAGTTTTATGATGTTGTTACACAGCATTACACGGATTGTGAATTGGTCACTGATCCTTAATGTAACATAATACACTTTCAAAATGGAGTTTAAGATATTTCATGTTTACTCCAGATGGCAGGACTCACAGCTCCTCATACAGGGGCACGTGTTCTCCTAGTTTCCATGCGGATTTTCTCCAGGTTCTGTGGTTTACTCAACACCCTCCCAAAAAATATGGCAGTAGCTCCATTGGCTATGATTAATtaaatatgtgcatgtgtgagcaTGATGCACAGAAATGAACAGTTTGCTTGAATGATTTAGACATCATCTGAGAAAACATTACAATAACTAAAACTCCTCTATGGCATatcaaataatattataatgatatCTATAGCTAGCAAATAGATCTGCACTGTTAAATGTGCTGATTGGCCACATGGACATGAATCAGATCTCATTAACTTATTAGAATAAAATCATGACTGTAGTCTTAAGTACAATTTAAGTACAGATTACTTGGGATACTCCATGTCCTACACATTTTTGTGTATTCtctgctctaacacacctgattaAAATATGATTGTGTACATTTACCACATTACCATTGTGTAACCTGTACATTAGAGAAACTAATTATATCCTGCAATACCACGTACTCACGGTTAGATGGCGCCAACACCTTAATCTCCAAATAGATGAAGGCGGCAAAAgaaacgatttttttttttcaaaataaaagtcacctCCAGCCCACTAGAGGGAACAGTAGGATAAGGGTTTAATAGTTTCAAGATCACTCCAAACTTCTACCCTTCCTAGTGCAATACAGAATAGTGTAACGGGATTCGGTATTTTTCCAAACACGGAAGTGTTGTTTATGTTAAGGATGAAAAAGTAGTTAGGTTCGCTACCGTTAACACATTGGCGTAAAATGTCGCGTTATAACTATGAGATTCTTCCACAGAGAGATGACCGACATTGTATCACTCCTGGTCTGTTTACATCCGGACAGTCTCAATATAACAGCGGCTTCTCCTTTGACTTTGtccctaaaataaaaaacaacgaTTTTACAGATGACAGTCAAGGACTGGTATCACGGCTGTGCAACTTGGTTGTTATATTCCTAGTTTTTCTTTGTACGCTCATGACATTTCCAATATCTGCATGGTTTGTTTTAAAAGTAAGTCTTTAACACCGTATAATTTCTTTTAAGGTATCGGTTTACTGTTGTGTGCCATATAATGTTTATTCCTCAGAAGATCTCAGCTGTAATTGATATATGTACAACATTTCAACACAATGCATCAGAATAATGTAATACGAAAACTTTGTATAGCAAATTTCTCAGTAAACATTGTTAGAAAG contains:
- the nr2e3 gene encoding photoreceptor-specific nuclear receptor isoform X2, whose protein sequence is MMPSTSPTDSSRSSCTEETQGGKSPAPGKSLSQGLLCKVCADTSSGKHYGIYACNGCSGFFKRSVRRRLIYRCQAGTGMCPVDKAHRNQCQACRLKKCLQAGMNKDAVQNERQPRSTAQVRLDSLDIDTEKEHLATTREPTSSSSSCSVISRPLLGSSISSSINSSGPSQCSSSPKNSHRFMANLMTAETCTKLEPEDVDENIDVTSNEPETSSPESNTTLYPYSGPESIYETSARLLFMSVKWAKNLPVFSHLPFRDQVILLEEAWSELFLLCAIQWSLPLESCPLLSLPELSPPSQGKSSPCASDLRLLQELFSRFKALQVDPTEFACLKAIVLFKPETSGLKDPEQVENLQDQSQVMLAQHIHTLYSSQAARFGRLLLLLPTLHFVSSERIELLFFHRTIGNTPMEKLLCDMFKN
- the nr2e3 gene encoding photoreceptor-specific nuclear receptor isoform X1, which gives rise to MEDPNLKISMMPSTSPTDSSRSSCTEETQGGKSPAPGKSLSQGLLCKVCADTSSGKHYGIYACNGCSGFFKRSVRRRLIYRCQAGTGMCPVDKAHRNQCQACRLKKCLQAGMNKDAVQNERQPRSTAQVRLDSLDIDTEKEHLATTREPTSSSSSCSVISRPLLGSSISSSINSSGPSQCSSSPKNSHRFMANLMTAETCTKLEPEDVDENIDVTSNEPETSSPESNTTLYPYSGPESIYETSARLLFMSVKWAKNLPVFSHLPFRDQVILLEEAWSELFLLCAIQWSLPLESCPLLSLPELSPPSQGKSSPCASDLRLLQELFSRFKALQVDPTEFACLKAIVLFKPETSGLKDPEQVENLQDQSQVMLAQHIHTLYSSQAARFGRLLLLLPTLHFVSSERIELLFFHRTIGNTPMEKLLCDMFKN